From Gopherus flavomarginatus isolate rGopFla2 chromosome 7, rGopFla2.mat.asm, whole genome shotgun sequence, the proteins below share one genomic window:
- the CDHR2 gene encoding cadherin-related family member 2, with translation MAWRPLLLLPLLLVAVSGNTAPRFNITIAYVFENLTVGDWAFQLTAVDADGDQLFYGMSGQDAYYFSVNAMTGDVLLAASLDREVKAKLSVTITVTDQINTEVSGKLTIIVQDWNDNAPIFQNQPYITDLPETTPIGSTIYRVLATDADSGNAGRVRYEIMSVTPDGAKNHQLFYVLQNGTVGLNGSLSYNNQSTYYQLQINATDNVGCLTDCIYLSSIAYLSVNVEDKPDLAPQFLNEPYVGSVPENCPLGTSVLTVSAIDRDKGVNYALNYSLLSAGVPFAIDLATGTITVRSALDREQLPSEEVLLEVLVQEEKLDIYGQVAQASTTVTVQVTDVNDNTPQFYDCELLACNFTASPQSSFGGSLEEHSSARVPVGGLHIVAHDPDKGSNGTFELQLQGPDAASFSVSPTRITGTGEVQVLVKDPSTVDYEQVHVMIVEIVANDTGNPGNCCSIATVTIQLFDINDHSPEFGQSVYWLQVPENSPVGTVISVITATDPDSANFGRITYRLLPESILDIFAVNASSGEVLVRNGSLLDRETRSVYYVTLQAVDGGNMTGSTYLEIILQDVNDNAPVISSSYNIFVNEEQENISVQIQAFDNDEPGTNNSRLRFQLEPGAFSTNFTIDPATGVLRSVGVLDREAMEQALQGKVVVTVRVHDLGVPQLSSLVNVTIMVEDVNDNAPVFLNEPFTFSVREGLAGAFVGSVEAEDADQTEVHHRISFQLVSGSGSSSFLLRSIRLGPGQYQGNLSLDPDVALDYDRLSPAYFNLTVQAENTGTGDALNVVPTTVQVLVLDVNDEPPTLVPASLQDVSVAEDAQPGLLTTLQASDLDTNHLLHFQELGLACYKGAGAVGHVCQDWFYLEPNGSVFLNSSQIDYEVCDLATITLRVEDTHTEEGNRYSNNATLRILISDVNDNSPEFLRINDTFVVVPEVSPVDLPVAVVKARDADSGPRGAITFSISKVLFLQDNGPSHTLTSVFKVATTAEGDLYVGSIQVASNLDGSLKGRYQVTVEAKDSGTQSLNSSAVLDIFTVDQSYRVQLVFSTSVNEVQENSDKIKAALTMATRATVYVAVIQSAADASQSRSSRAQEKSVMEAYFVYSNGTALGVNELSILVQSNSQALSELIQLGLTIIGPGTVVEPSKENELVGIIAGLVGGLVLLLLIMTLALLATSRSYRRKLKAMKALRVASTLTASVAQQGPAIPGTNKYNAEGANPILNLTLDAPSDLGFDEDSNADAASLNSLDENMVENPVELQLGRAAAPAQLGGCEEPLTAALQAHRTSLASEPARRLGEPNRATFTFSNPCLDTTDL, from the exons gaGACTGGGCCTTCCAGCTGACGGCTGTGGATGCCGATGGTGACCAGTTATTCTATGGCATGAGCGGGCAGGACGCCTACTATTTCTCTGTCAACGCCATGACGGGTGATGTGCTGCTGGCAGCCTCTCTGGACCGTGAG GTGAAAGCCAAACTCAGCGTCACCATCACAGTGACAGACCAGATCAACACTGAG GTCTCGGGGAAGCTGACCATCATTGTACAGGACTGGAACGACAATGCCCCCATCTTCCAGAACCAGCCCTACATCACCGACCTGCCGGAG ACCACGCCAATAGGCAGCACTATCTACCGAGTGCTGGCCACGGACGCCGACTCGGGCAACGCCGGCAGAGTGCGGTATGAGATCATGTCG gtGACCCCCGACGGTGCCAAGAATCACCAGCTGTTCTACGTGCTGCAGAACGGGACAGTCGGGCTGAACGGCTCCCTGAGCTACAACAACCAGAGCACCTACTACCAGCTCCAGATCAATGCCACG GACAACGTGGGCTGCCTGACGGACTGCATCTACCTGAGCTCCATCGCCTACCTGTCCGTGAACGTGGAGGACAAGCCTGACCTGGCCCCGCAGTTCCTGAACGAGCCCTACGTGGGGTCGGTGCCCGAGAACTGCCCCCTG GGGACCTCAGTGCTGACCGTGTCGGCCATCGACAGAGACAAGGGCGTGAACTACGCCCTCAACTACAGCCTCCTGA GTGCTGGCGTGCCGTTTGCTATCGACCTCGCCACGGGCACCATTACGGTGCGCAGTGCCCTGGACAGAGAGCAGCTGCCCAGCGAGGAGGTGCTGCTAGAGGTGCTG GTGCAGGAGGAGAAGCTGGACATCTACGGGCAGGTGGCTCAGGCCAGCACCACGGTGACCGTCCAGGTGACCGATGTCAACGACAACACGCCCCAGTTCTACGACTGCGAGCTCCTCGCCTGCAACTTCACTGCCAGCCCTCAGAGCAGCTTCGGGGGCTCCCTTGAGGAGCATTCCTCTGCCAGGGTGCCCGTGGGTGGCCTCCACATTGTGGCCCACGACCCTGACAAG GGCTCCAATGGCACCTTtgagctgcagctgcagggccCAGATGCTGCCTCCTTCTCCGTCTCGCCCACAAGGATCACGGGCACGGGGGAGGTGCAGGTCCTGGTGAAGGACCCCAGCACCGTGGATTACGAGCAGGTTCATGTGATGATAGTAGAG ATCGTTGCCAACGACACTGGGAACCCCGGCAACTGCTGCTCCATCGCCACAGTGACCATCCAGCTGTTTGACATCAATGACCACAGCCCCGAGTTCGGGCAGAGCGTGTACTGGCTGCAGGTGCCAGAGAACAGCCCAGTGGGCACTGTCATCTCTGTCATCACG GCCACTGACCCGGACAGCGCCAACTTTGGCAGGATCACCTACAGGCTGCTGCCCGAGAGCAT CCTGGACATCTTTGCGGTGAACGCCAGCAGTGGGGAGGTGCTGGTGCGGAATGGCAGCTTGCTGGACCGCGAGACCCGCTCGGTCTATTACGTCACCCTGCAGGCTGTGGACGGGGGGAACATGACCGGCTCCACCTACCTCGAGATCATCCTGCAGGACGTCAACGACAATGCCCCAGTCATCAGCAGTTCCTACAACATCTTCGTCAACGAGGAACAGGAGAACATCAGCGTCCAGATCCAG GCCTTTGACAACGACGAGCCCGGCACCAACAACAGTCGCCTGCGCTTCCAGCTGGAGCCTGGGGCCTTCAGTACCAACTTCACCATCGACCCCGCCACGGGGGTGCTGCGCAGCGTGGGGGTGCTGGACCGCGAGGCCATGGAGCaggcgctgcaggggaaggtggtgGTGACCGTGCGGGTGCACGACCTGGGCGTGCCACAGCTCAGCTCCCTCGTCAACGTCACCATCATGGTGGAG GACGTGAACGACAACGCGCCCGTGTTCCTCAACGAACCCTTCACGTTCTCTGTGCGGGAGGGCCTGGCAG GCGCCTTCGTCGGCAGCGTGGAGGCGGAGGACGCGGACCAGACCGAGGTCCATCACCGAATCTCCTTCCAGTTGGTCAGCGGCAGCGGGtccagcagcttcctgctgcgCTCCATCCGCCTGGGCCCGGGGCAGTACCAGGGCAACCTGTCCCTGGACCCCGACGTGGCGCTGGACTACGACCGGCTCAGTCCGGCGTACTTCAACCTGACGGTGCAGGCGGAGAACACGGGCACTGGCGATGCCCTCAACGTGGTGCCCACCACGGTGCAGGTGCTGGTGCTGGACGTGAACGACGAGCCACCCACCCTGGTGCCAGCCTCGCTGCAGGACGTGAGCGTGGCCGAGGACGCCCAGCCAGGGCTGCTCACCACCCTGCAGGCCTCCGACCTGGACACCAACCACTTGCTGCACTTCCAGGAGCTGGGCCTGGCTTGTTACAAGGGCGCGGGGGCCGTGGGCCACGTGTGCCAGGACTGGTTCTACCTGGAGCCCAACGGCTCCGTCTTCCTCAACAGCTCGCAGATCGACTACGAGGTGTGCGACTTGGCAACCATCACCCTGCGCGTGGAGGACACACACACCGAAGAGGGCAACCGCTACAGCAACAACG CAACGCTGAGGATCCTGATCAGTGACGTGAACGACAACAGCCCGGAGTTCCTGCGCATCAACGACACCTTTG TTGTGGTCCCTGAGGTCTCCCCCGTGGATCTGCCGGTGGCTGTGGTCAAg GCCAGAGACGCCGACTCGGGGCCACGCGGAGCCATCACCTTCAGCATCTCCAAAGTCCTATTCCTCCAGGACAACGGGCCCTCCCACACCCTCACCAGTGTCTTCAAGGTGGCGACGACGGCTGAGGGGGACCTCTATGTCGGCAGCATCCA AGTTGCAAGCAACCTGGATGGGTCGTTAAAGGGCCGGTACCAGGTGACGGTGGAGGCCAAGGACAGCGGGACACAGTCGCTCAACTCCTCGGCTGTGCTGGAC atCTTCACCGTGGACCAGAGCTACCGGGTCCAGCTGGTCTTCTCAACCTCCGTGAATGAAGTGCAGGAGAACTCGGACAAGATCAAAGC GGCTCTGACGATGGCGACCAGGGCGACGGTCTACGTGGCAGTGATCCAGTCTGCAGCAGATGCATCGCAGTCCAGATCGTCCAG GGCCCAGGAGAAGTCCGTGATGGAGGCGTACTTCGTGTACAGCAACGGGACGGCCCTGGGGGTGAACGAACTCAGCAT ATTGGTCCAGAGCAACTCTCAGGCACTGAGCGAGCTGATCCAGCTGGGACTGACCATTATC GGCCCCGGGACAGTGGTGGAGCCCAGTAAGGAGAACGAGCTGGTTGGCATCATCGCGGGGCTGGTTGGGGGCCTGGTGCTGCTGCTCCTCATCATGACGCTGGCCTTGCTGGCCACCAGCCGGAG CTACAGGAGGAAGCTGAAGGCCATGAAAGCACTGAGGGTGGCATCCACACTGACAGCCAGCGTGGCCCAGCAGGGGCCAGCCATCCCCGGGACAAACAAATACAACGCTGAGGG GGCTAACCCCATACTCAATCTCACGCTGGACGCCCCTTCAGACCTGGGCTTTGACGAGGACTCCAATGCCGACGCCGCCAG cctgaaCTCGCTGGACGAAAACATGGTGGAGAACCCGGTGGAGCTGCAG ctgggccgGGCGGCAGCTCCAGCGCAGCTGGGCGGCTGTGAGGAGCCCCTGACGGCCGCCCTGCAGGCCCACCGCACGTCTCTGGCTAGCGAGCCAGCTCGGCGACTGGGAGAGCCCAACAGGGCAACCTTCACCTTCAGCAACCCCTGCCTGGACACCACGGACCTGTGA